Proteins encoded within one genomic window of Nonomuraea gerenzanensis:
- a CDS encoding zinc-binding dehydrogenase, translated as MREPPRSIRVSYPVFFDHIPTREQLLARSAELFDLVRRGRLSIEIGGRYPLGDAALAHRDLEARTTTGKLLLLP; from the coding sequence ATGCGCGAGCCGCCGCGCAGCATCAGGGTGAGCTACCCGGTGTTCTTCGACCACATCCCGACCCGCGAGCAGCTCCTCGCCCGCAGCGCCGAGCTGTTCGACCTGGTCCGCAGGGGCCGGCTCAGCATCGAGATCGGCGGGCGCTACCCGCTCGGGGACGCCGCACTGGCCCACCGCGACCTCGAAGCGCGCACGACCACCGGCAAGCTCCTGCTCCTGCCCTGA
- a CDS encoding sensor histidine kinase, which translates to MRERVWLNWAMHAGFYLLLAASAWRLVSRHGMVAQTVTSLAVCAALALTYLAGMVFWGRLGRGRLVWLGCVAAVWLGLVVLAPSFSWCAVPLLFLCLRLLDARAFAVAAAMLTLVVIAAQTKIAQELDPSLILAPIGIAAMTAVTFWELQRESAARQLLIDDLIATRETLAGSRHRTGVLEERERLAREIHDTLAQGLTSMGILLQAADRGWDADPERARAHVRRAAAVAAENLDEARRFVRDLRPSGLEHGTLPEALARLCESFDGGPRVCLRLEGEQCPLPPDVQTALLRVAQGALANVRDHAGATSATVTLSYLDGEVTLDVFDDGAGFAEPSPAPGRGYGLRAMRDRLEEVRGVLIVESAPGEGTAVAARVPVSPSEEVGVR; encoded by the coding sequence ATGAGGGAGCGCGTCTGGCTGAACTGGGCCATGCATGCGGGCTTCTACCTGCTGCTGGCCGCCTCGGCGTGGAGACTGGTGTCCCGGCACGGCATGGTCGCGCAGACCGTGACGTCGCTGGCCGTCTGCGCGGCGCTCGCTCTGACGTACCTGGCCGGCATGGTGTTCTGGGGCAGGCTCGGGCGCGGGCGGCTGGTGTGGCTGGGCTGCGTGGCGGCGGTCTGGCTGGGGCTGGTGGTGCTGGCGCCGTCGTTCAGCTGGTGCGCGGTGCCGCTGCTCTTCCTGTGCCTGCGGCTGCTGGACGCGCGGGCGTTCGCGGTGGCCGCGGCGATGCTCACGCTGGTGGTCATCGCGGCGCAGACCAAGATCGCGCAGGAGCTGGACCCGAGCCTGATCCTCGCGCCCATCGGGATCGCGGCGATGACGGCGGTGACGTTCTGGGAGCTGCAGCGCGAGAGCGCCGCCCGTCAGCTGCTCATCGACGACCTGATCGCCACCCGGGAGACGCTGGCCGGGTCGCGGCACCGTACCGGCGTGCTGGAGGAGCGGGAGCGGCTGGCCCGCGAGATCCACGACACGCTCGCGCAGGGGCTGACCAGCATGGGCATCCTGCTGCAGGCCGCCGACCGCGGGTGGGACGCCGACCCCGAGCGGGCCCGCGCGCATGTGCGGCGGGCCGCCGCCGTGGCCGCGGAGAACCTCGACGAGGCCCGCCGGTTCGTCCGCGACCTGCGGCCGTCTGGGCTGGAGCACGGCACGCTGCCCGAGGCGCTCGCCCGGCTCTGCGAGAGCTTCGACGGCGGGCCGCGCGTGTGCCTGCGGCTGGAGGGCGAGCAGTGCCCGCTGCCGCCGGACGTGCAGACGGCGCTCCTGCGCGTGGCCCAGGGCGCTCTGGCGAACGTCCGCGACCACGCGGGCGCCACGAGTGCCACCGTGACCCTGTCCTACCTGGACGGCGAGGTCACGCTGGACGTCTTCGACGACGGGGCCGGGTTCGCCGAGCCGTCCCCCGCGCCGGGACGCGGATACGGCCTGCGCGCGATGCGCGACCGGCTGGAGGAGGTGCGCGGGGTGCTGATCGTCGAGAGCGCCCCCGGGGAGGGCACGGCTGTCGCGGCCAGGGTGCCAGTGAGTCCGTCGGAGGAGGTGGGCGTGCGGTGA
- a CDS encoding response regulator: MRLFLVDDHPVVRAGLVALLGGEDDIEVVGEASGAEEALSGIAASWPDVVLMDLQLGDGIDGVEATRRIRALPSPPQVLVLTTYETEADVMRAVDAGATGYLLKVCPPEELFQGVRAAARGESVLSAKVAARMMRRLRDPGPALSVREVEILELLASGAGNREIARRLFITEATVKTHLVHIYGKLGVDTRTAAVTAAVERRLIRLP; the protein is encoded by the coding sequence GTGAGGCTGTTCCTGGTGGACGATCACCCCGTCGTCCGGGCGGGCCTGGTGGCGCTGCTCGGCGGCGAGGACGACATCGAGGTCGTCGGCGAGGCGTCCGGCGCGGAGGAGGCGCTGAGCGGGATCGCCGCGTCCTGGCCCGACGTCGTGCTCATGGACCTGCAGCTCGGTGACGGCATCGACGGGGTCGAGGCCACCCGGCGGATCCGGGCGCTGCCCTCGCCGCCGCAGGTGCTGGTGCTGACGACGTACGAGACCGAGGCGGACGTCATGCGCGCCGTGGACGCGGGGGCCACCGGCTACCTGCTCAAGGTGTGCCCGCCGGAGGAGCTGTTCCAGGGCGTCCGGGCCGCGGCCAGGGGCGAGAGCGTGCTGTCGGCCAAGGTGGCGGCGCGGATGATGCGGCGGCTGCGCGATCCGGGCCCGGCGCTGAGCGTGCGGGAGGTGGAGATCCTGGAGCTGCTGGCGAGCGGGGCCGGCAACCGGGAGATCGCCAGGCGGCTGTTCATCACCGAGGCGACGGTCAAGACGCACCTGGTGCACATCTACGGCAAGCTCGGCGTGGACACGCGGACCGCCGCCGTCACCGCCGCCGTGGAGCGGCGCCTGATCAGGCTGCCCTGA